In Paenibacillus xylanilyticus, the genomic window TGCACTCTCAGTGACCTTGATCACAATAGTTGAATATTAATATAACGGCTAATCCCTAGTATGTAAATGGGTTTTAACAATTTAAAGCTAAAATTCGCTAAGTTTTTCGCGAAGCATGTATTTTACATCCAGTAGTACCATGTATAAGAAAATTAAATCATACAGCAAAAAGACCACAAGGATAGCCTTGTGGTCTTTTGTCTTACAGAATGATGGCAATCAAGCCGCCTGAACCTTCGTTGATGATACGTCCCAATGTCTCCTGCAATTTGTACCTTGCATTGTCCGGCATCATGGCGATCTTGCCCTGAATCCCTTCGCGCACGATGGAATGCAGCGAACGACCAAACATGTCTGAATCCCACACCTTGATTGGGTCGTTCTCGAAGTCTTGCATCAGGTACCTCACCAGTTCCTCACTTTGCTTCTCCGTACCGATAATCGGTGCGAACTCGGACTCGACATCGACCCGGATCATGTGAATGGAAGGTGCAGTTGCTTTCAAACGCACACCGAATTTGGTGCCTTGGCGAATGAGCTCTGGTTCATCCAGTGCCATCTCAGCAAGCGAAGGCGCCGCAATGCCGTATCCGGTCGTTTTGACCATCTCCAAGGCTTCAGCGAAGCGATCATATTCCCGCTTGGCATGAGAGAATTCCTGCATCAGCTGCAGCAGATGATCCTTGCCTCTGATTTCAATGCCGACCACTTCCACGAGGATCTGATCGTATAACTCATCAGGAGCGTACAGATCAATTTCGGCCACACCCTGACCCATGTTCATGCCGCTGAGTCCTGCGCGGTCGATGAACTCATACTCCATGAACTGGGACACAACCCGGTCTACGTCACGCAGTCTACGAATGTCCTTCACCGTGTCGCGTACGGAATTTTCGTAGTTGTTACGCAGCCAGTGGGTTTCATTGAGGACCATAACCCAGCTCGGCAGATTCACATTCACCTCATGAACAGGGAACTCATACAGGACTTCACGCAGCACGCCTGTCACATCATCTTCCGTCATCGTGGCTGCGCTTAATGTCATTACCGGAATATCATATTTAGCTGCCAATTCGCTTCGCAATTGAAGAGCTTCTTCACTGCGAGGACGGGTAGAGTTGATGATCAGCACGAACGGTTTGCCAACCTCTTTCAGTTCGGCAATGACTCGTTCTTCGGATTCCACGTAGGAACTACGGGCGATCTCGGCAATGGTGCCGTCTGTCGTAACC contains:
- the spoIVA gene encoding stage IV sporulation protein A, which codes for MEKVDIFKDIAERTGGDIYLGVVGAVRTGKSTFIKRFMETIVLPNIASEADRARAVDELPQSAAGKTIMTTEPKFVPNNAVQIKVAEGLDVNVRLVDCVGYAVEGAKGYEDENGPRMISTPWFEEPIPFQEAAEIGTRKVIQEHSTLGVVVTTDGTIAEIARSSYVESEERVIAELKEVGKPFVLIINSTRPRSEEALQLRSELAAKYDIPVMTLSAATMTEDDVTGVLREVLYEFPVHEVNVNLPSWVMVLNETHWLRNNYENSVRDTVKDIRRLRDVDRVVSQFMEYEFIDRAGLSGMNMGQGVAEIDLYAPDELYDQILVEVVGIEIRGKDHLLQLMQEFSHAKREYDRFAEALEMVKTTGYGIAAPSLAEMALDEPELIRQGTKFGVRLKATAPSIHMIRVDVESEFAPIIGTEKQSEELVRYLMQDFENDPIKVWDSDMFGRSLHSIVREGIQGKIAMMPDNARYKLQETLGRIINEGSGGLIAIIL